Proteins from a genomic interval of Corythoichthys intestinalis isolate RoL2023-P3 chromosome 3, ASM3026506v1, whole genome shotgun sequence:
- the LOC130913102 gene encoding natterin-3-like, whose amino-acid sequence MRALLLLCVLMSGVCGDVVKSSRRRKVSLLNPQLEGVVPDRALAASPSPVAPADLEGREALPSDFLFGDNVNLEWHPWNGSLPNGAVAIYNGYTERTDYVCMYKCEAGFYNDDLGPYCRYPYGDAEYYAPDFHVLANKDNFEFLEWKEGSYGSVPPNSVRTCVGAGIYVGRNKYGLGKVVPQFEAFFLPWEGDEYWYKKYQVLTVNRDAYTQHISHVRYDLDRVAIFQYPPETMRISSVTNNECQAVTKMVTISKTSEKETTWDIGRATMLGIAGSITAKIPLIGSGGLELSGEKTLSFSRGTTLVESMSHSVSVELTVPPNHECSVRMEGRKVKADIPYTARLSRTYRNGETQWTSVSGTYDGVQIGEVRAVVDRCRPVEDAQPCPSP is encoded by the exons ATGAGGGCGTTATTGTTGCTGTGCGTGCTCATGAGTGGCGTCTGTGGCGACGTCGTGAAGAGCTCCCGGCGCAGGAAAG TGTCCCTCCTCAACCCACAGTTAGAGGGTGTTGTGCCGGACCGGGCTCTGGCTGCGTCACCATCCCCGGTCGCTCCCGCTGACCTGGAGGGACGCGAAGCGCTACCGTCTGATTTCCTGTTCGGTGATAACGTCAACCTGGAGTGGCACCCGTGGAACGGCTCGCTGCCCAATGGGGCGGTTGCCATCTACAACGGATACACCGAACGCACCGACTATGTGTGCATGTACAAGTGTGAGGCAGGCTTCTACAATGACGACCTAGGGCCCTACTGTCGCTACCCGTACGGGGACGCCGAGTACTACGCCCCCGACTTCCATGTCCTGGCTAACAAGGACAACTTTGAGTTCCTGGAGTGGAAGGAAGGTTCCTACGGTTCAGTGCCACCAAACTCGGTTCGGACCTGCGTCGGTGCGGGCATCTACGTGGGCAGGAACAAGTATGGCCTGGGCAAGGTGGTGCCACAGTTTGAGGCTTTCTTCCTGCCTTGGGAGGGCGACGAATACTGGTACAAGAAATATCAGGTTCTGACGGTCAACCGCGACGCGTACACGCAGCATATCTCTCATGTTCGCTACGACCTGGACCGGGTGGCCATATTTCAGTACCCACCTGAGACCATGCGGATCTCCAGCGTCACCAACAATGAGTGCCAG GCAGTGACGAAGATGGTGACGATCTCCAAGACCAGTGAGAAGGAAACCACCTGGGACATCGGGCGGGCCACCATGCTGGGCATCGCTGGTAGCATCACGGCCAAGATCCCGTTGATTGGCTCAGGGGGCCTGGAGCTTAGCGGCGAAAAGACCCTGAGCTTTTCCCGCGGGACCACCCTGGTGGAGTCCATGAGTCACTCAGTGTCCGTGGAGCTGACGGTACCACCGAATCACGAGTGCAGCGTGCGGATGGAGGGCCGCAAGGTCAAGGCCGACATCCCGTACACGGCCCGCCTCAGTCGCACGTACCGGAACGGCGAGACCCAGTGGACGTCTGTATCGGGCACCTATGACGGCGTGCAAATCGGAGAAGTCCGCGCTGTGGTGGACCGCTGCCGGCCCGTAGAGGACGCGCAGCCCTGCCCGTCTCCGTGA
- the LOC130913730 gene encoding natterin-3-like — protein sequence MNLSVVLLLLVLPALVLAQGCGHIQPLLDPALMNVVPKLSDLRSPLPLTGGSMMSMSSSFDFNGTNLEWQAWTGQLPDGAVSIYNTYTKRFDYICKHGCDSGYYNAKEGDFCVYSYAGRALHAIDFSLLVNKDKFEILQWKEGSYGSVAWNAVKNCKDEDKYVGKNEYGLGKVHVTHRVFYLPWGYWEYIYPKNYMFLTINEDVADDQLMDVVYKIDGVNVVEYPPEMMKNDTIKNKDCLEGRVTDTISKSSKVEHRWDHTFSLSLSASTTISTGIPLLAKGEIRFSLETNVALTMGTTYTENNEHSIKLAFVVPPNSVCKIHMEGKKYGADIPYTARLKRTYANGETRWTTVSGTYRSVQISEVNGKLDRCEPLPDTKAC from the exons ATGAACCTGTCTGTGGTACTGCTGCTTCTAGTCCTGCCGGCTCTGGTCTTGGCCCAAGGCTGCGGCCATATCC AACCGTTGCTGGATCCAGCTCTGATGAATGTAGTTCCTAAACTGTCAGATCTACGGTCACCGCTCCCTCTGACTGGAGGTTCTATGATGAGCATGTCTTCGTCATTTGATTTCAATGGAACCAATCTGGAGTGGCAGGCGTGGACGGGTCAGCTCCCCGACGGAGCTGTGTCCATTTACAACACTTACACTAAACGTTTCGACTACATTTGCAAGCACGGCTGTGATTCAGGCTACTATAATGCCAAGGAAGGAGATTTCTGCGTCTATTCCTACGCTGGCCGAGCTCTTCATGCCATAGACTTTTCCTTGCTGGTCAACAAAGACAAATTTGAGATCTTGCAGTGGAAGGAGGGTTCCTATGGTTCAGTGGCTTGGAATGCAGTCAAAAACTGTAAGGACGAGGACAAATATGTTGGTAAGAACGAGTACGGACTAGGCAAGGTGCATGTCACCCACAGAGTCTTTTACTTACCCTGGGGATACTGGGAGTACATCTACCCAAAAAACTACATGTTCTTAACTATTAACGAGGACGTGGCGGACGATCAACTAATGGACGTGGTGTACAAAATCGATGGCGTCAACGTGGTGGAGTATCCtccagaaatgatgaaaaatgaCACCATCAAGAACAAAGACTGCCTGGAGGGCAGGGTTACAGACACTATCAGTAAGAGCAGTAAGGTAGAGCACAGGTGGGACCACACCTTCAGCCTCTCTCTCTCAGCCAGCACCACCATCAGCACTGGGATACCCCTTCTGGCCAAGGGAGAAATCAGATTTAGCCTTGAGACAAATGTTGCGCTTACCATGGGGACCACTTACACCGAGAACAATGAGCACAGCATTAAGTTGGCTTTTGTGGTCCCGCCCAACAGCGTATGCAAAATCCACATGGAGGGCAAAAAGTATGGGGCAGATATCCCATACACCGCTCGCCTAAAACGCACTTATGCCAACGGTGAGACCAGGTGGACCACTGTCAGTGGAACCTACAGAAGCGTCCAGATCTCTGAAGTCAATGGCAAGCTGGACCGCTGTGAACCGTTGCCAGACACCAAGGCTTGCTGA
- the LOC130913603 gene encoding natterin-3-like — MMWVPLFLLALVHLICARPNECSQQISSGLNIIDYSYCTMSRLSQWLDQKLAEHADTVPDPVADPALENKRPEQPPIKKALKSSVRFLRITNATPSSDFRNTNLEWKAWNGWLPDEAVSIYNSYSKRVDYICKVKCHSGYYDSTSGDEACAYTADGYGYTSTQFDVLVNKDNFEILDWKEGADGSVTPDSIKTCDNDDIYVGKNEYGLGEVKVSEKVFNLPWGGSRYWYRTYMVLELHKDVKKEHLMDVKYQTSGITPIEYPPEVLNKGTVFNYNCQPMKVTRTLSKTITSAKKWEINFSVTAGVGTTIETGIPFIVNGQISFRAAFTYKLTKSNTYTESSTYSLTLDTEVPIGHSCTIEMRGKKYALNIPYTARLKRSYSNGETTWTTVTGTYNSVQISEVEADMERCEPLPDAKPC, encoded by the exons ATGATGTGGGTTCCTCTTTTCCTGTTGGCTCTTGTGCATCTGATCTGCGCCAGGCCAAATGAGTGCAGTCAACAGATAAGTTCAG GTTTGAACATCATAGATTATTCCTATTGCACCATGTCAAGGCTGTCCCAGTGGCTGGATCAAAAGTTGGCAGAGCATGCTGACACTG TGCCAGATCCCGTTGCAGATCCTGCTTTAGAGAATAAGCGTCCGGAGCAACCACCCATCAAGAAAGCTCTGAAGTCATCAGTGCGCTTCCTCAGAATCACAAACGCCACCCCATCCTCCGACTTTAGGAATACAAATCTGGAATGGAAGGCATGGAACGGCTGGCTGCCGGATGAAGCTGTGTCCATCTACAACTCGTATTCCAAACGCGTCGACTACATCTGCAAAGTGAAATGCCACTCAGGTTACTACGACTCCACGAGCGGAGACGAAGCCTGTGCCTACACGGCCGATGGATACGGATACACCTCCACGCAGTTTGATGTGCTAGTCAACAAAGACAACTTTGAGATTCTGGATTGGAAAGAGGGAGCCGACGGTTCAGTGACACCCGATTCTATCAAGACCTGCGATAACGACGATATTTACGTCGGGAAGAATGAGTATGGACTGGGGGAAGTGAAGGTTAGCGAAAAGGTGTTCAACCTTCCCTGGGGTGGAAGCCGCTACTGGTACCGTACCTACATGGTTCTGGAGTTACACAAAGACGTCAAGAAAGAGCACTTGATGGATGTAAAGTACCAAACATCGGGGATCACCCCGATTGAGTATCCGCCTGAGGTCTTGAACAAGGGTACAGTGTTCAACTATAATTGCCAACCCATGAAGGTAACACGCACCCTCTCCAAGACCATCACTTCGGCCAAAAAGTGGGAGATCAACTTTTCCGTCACAGCGGGAGTCGGCACCACTATCGAGACGGGAATCCCCTTTATAGTAAACGGGCAGATTTCATTCAGGGCTGCCTTCACCTACAAGTTGACCAAAAGTAACACGTATACTGAGAGCAGCACCTACTCTCTGACACTAGACACCGAGGTGCCCATCGGCCACTCGTGCACTATCGAAATGCGGGGGAAGAAGTACGCATTGAACATCCCTTACACTGCACGCCTCAAACGCTCTTACAGTAATGGGGAGACCACGTGGACAACAGTCACTGGGACTTACAACAGCGTCCAGATCTCAGAGGTGGAAGCTGACATGGAACGTTGTGAACCTCTGCCTGATGCTAAGCCTTGTTAA